One genomic segment of Intestinimonas butyriciproducens includes these proteins:
- a CDS encoding ABC transporter permease: protein MADKMKKAKFGSLQLDVEDVISWSELTNADFAPASSQEKENFIQDRESVSFWKDAGRRFRKNTVAMVALVILILVALFAFLGPVIVPYGYDQFIAGSENLHPWHYTLEDQEKLAAAQMTPEEAWAKAQEEAAAQGKTLGPVDKAKIMAAAKASGGADTDELRKELGIRARLFGYSNAELQRKAAGESVFPHVFGTDKFGRDIMVRVMIGTRVSMVVGLSAALLVLVIGALYGSISGYLGGKVDAVMQRIVEIIYSIPEVLVILLIATVIGDALTSYVNSHSGFIADMANVLGANLISMFIAFGLLYWVTMSRIIRGQILQLKQQEYVTAARALGASGPRIIKKHLLPNCIGQIVVTTCLQIPSAIFLESFLSFLGVGVSTPMTSLGSMASEALGGMTTYPYRLLFPALILSIMILSFNLVGDGLRDALDPKLKK, encoded by the coding sequence ATGGCAGACAAAATGAAAAAGGCCAAATTCGGCTCCCTCCAGCTCGATGTGGAGGATGTGATCTCCTGGAGCGAGCTGACCAACGCCGATTTTGCACCCGCCTCCTCGCAGGAGAAGGAAAATTTCATCCAGGACCGGGAGAGCGTGTCCTTCTGGAAGGACGCGGGACGACGGTTCCGCAAAAATACCGTGGCCATGGTGGCGCTGGTCATTCTGATCCTGGTGGCCCTCTTCGCGTTCCTGGGCCCGGTCATCGTGCCCTATGGCTACGACCAGTTCATCGCGGGCTCCGAGAACCTGCACCCCTGGCACTACACTTTGGAGGACCAGGAGAAGCTGGCCGCGGCCCAGATGACGCCCGAGGAGGCCTGGGCCAAGGCCCAGGAGGAGGCCGCCGCCCAGGGCAAGACCCTGGGGCCGGTGGATAAGGCCAAGATCATGGCCGCGGCCAAGGCCAGCGGCGGCGCGGACACCGATGAGCTCCGCAAGGAGTTGGGCATCAGGGCCCGCCTGTTTGGCTACTCCAACGCCGAGCTCCAGCGCAAGGCCGCGGGGGAGAGCGTGTTTCCTCACGTCTTTGGCACGGACAAGTTCGGACGCGACATCATGGTCCGGGTCATGATCGGCACCCGGGTGTCCATGGTGGTGGGCCTGTCCGCCGCCCTGCTTGTGCTGGTCATCGGCGCCCTGTACGGCTCCATCTCCGGCTATCTGGGCGGCAAGGTGGACGCCGTCATGCAGCGCATCGTTGAGATCATCTACTCCATCCCCGAGGTGCTGGTCATCCTCCTCATCGCCACCGTCATCGGTGACGCGTTGACGAGTTATGTAAACTCACATTCGGGCTTCATCGCGGATATGGCCAACGTATTGGGCGCCAACCTCATCTCCATGTTCATCGCCTTCGGCCTTTTGTACTGGGTCACCATGTCCCGCATCATCCGCGGCCAGATCCTTCAGCTCAAGCAGCAGGAGTACGTCACCGCCGCCCGGGCCCTGGGCGCCTCCGGCCCCCGCATCATCAAAAAGCATCTGCTGCCCAACTGCATTGGGCAGATCGTGGTCACCACCTGCCTCCAGATCCCCTCCGCCATCTTCCTGGAGTCCTTCCTCTCCTTCCTGGGCGTGGGCGTGTCCACGCCTATGACCAGCCTGGGCTCCATGGCCTCCGAGGCCCTGGGCGGCATGACCACCTATCCCTACCGCCTGCTCTTCCCCGCGCTGATCCTGAGCATTATGATCCTGTCCTTCAACCTGGTGGGCGACGGGCTCCGGGACGCCCTGGACCCGAAGCTAAAGAAATAA
- a CDS encoding ABC transporter permease, producing the protein MAKYVLKRVLMALFTIFLVATLTFFLMKAVPGNPFVSEKTPPQSVLDALNEKYGLDQPLSVQYFKYMGNLLRGDLGVSVKMQKNYPVISIIKEMFPVSAKIGAFALLWAVLVGVPLGCLAAYNRGTATDSTLRVVCTVGISMPSFVVASLLLIVFCGGVVGWFPSIFDGSPRSYVLPCFSLGFYPMCYIARQSRAAMLDAINQEYIKTARAKGLKTGKIIFKHALRNALIPVLTYLGPQVAFTLCGGFVVEKVFTIGGLGRYFVQSVSNRDYPVIMGTTIFLASFIIIMNLLVDILYKVVDPRITLGKES; encoded by the coding sequence ATGGCAAAGTATGTCCTTAAGCGTGTGCTGATGGCACTCTTTACGATTTTCCTCGTGGCCACGCTGACATTTTTCCTGATGAAGGCGGTCCCAGGCAACCCCTTTGTGAGTGAAAAGACGCCGCCGCAGTCGGTGCTGGACGCCCTGAATGAGAAGTACGGTCTGGATCAGCCGCTGAGCGTCCAGTATTTCAAGTATATGGGCAATCTCCTCCGGGGGGATCTCGGCGTCTCCGTCAAGATGCAGAAGAACTACCCGGTGATCAGCATCATCAAGGAGATGTTCCCCGTCTCCGCCAAGATCGGCGCGTTTGCCCTCCTCTGGGCGGTGCTGGTGGGCGTCCCGCTGGGATGTCTGGCGGCCTATAACCGGGGCACCGCCACGGACAGCACGCTGCGGGTGGTCTGTACCGTGGGTATCTCCATGCCCTCCTTCGTGGTGGCGAGCCTGCTGCTGATCGTATTCTGCGGCGGCGTGGTGGGCTGGTTCCCAAGTATTTTCGACGGTTCGCCCCGCAGCTATGTGCTGCCCTGCTTCTCCCTGGGCTTCTACCCCATGTGCTATATCGCGCGCCAGTCCAGGGCCGCCATGCTGGACGCCATCAATCAGGAGTATATCAAGACGGCCCGGGCCAAGGGGCTCAAGACGGGGAAGATCATCTTCAAGCACGCCCTCCGGAACGCCCTGATCCCTGTTCTTACCTATCTGGGGCCCCAGGTGGCCTTTACGCTGTGCGGGGGCTTTGTGGTGGAAAAGGTCTTTACCATCGGCGGGCTGGGCCGTTATTTCGTCCAGTCCGTGTCCAACCGGGACTACCCGGTCATCATGGGCACCACCATCTTCCTGGCCTCCTTCATCATCATTATGAACCTGCTGGTGGACATCCTCTATAAAGTGGTCGATCCCCGCATCACCCTCGGAAAGGAGAGCTGA
- a CDS encoding GNAT family N-acetyltransferase: protein MIEIRPAKPDELLRQKELWKLAFGDEDDYIDYFFAHGEESQVLVLLEDGVVYTMVALFPVALALPGGRKASSAYIYALATHPDARKKGFGRYILSYVDFYLKERGADCVTIVPAEVSLHKFFGTTGFSECFSTRKVELLRSMVGVPAAGDTLERVDPETYNRLREELLAETLHVVYSDSLVAYQEGLSHMANGALFRLRVAGSEGLACTEYLDDDTVMVKELLIPQPGMAGAAALIGAEMPAVRYHLRTPPFWDGVSGSYLQAFAMVKWYDAALEREWREYRRGYMGLGFD from the coding sequence ATGATCGAGATCCGCCCCGCCAAGCCGGATGAGCTCCTCCGCCAAAAGGAGCTGTGGAAGCTGGCTTTCGGCGATGAGGACGACTATATCGACTATTTTTTCGCCCATGGAGAGGAGAGCCAGGTGCTGGTCCTGCTGGAGGACGGAGTCGTCTACACGATGGTGGCGCTGTTTCCGGTGGCCCTCGCCCTGCCCGGCGGGAGAAAGGCCAGCTCCGCCTATATCTATGCCCTGGCCACCCACCCGGACGCCCGAAAAAAGGGCTTTGGCCGATACATCCTCAGCTATGTGGACTTTTATTTAAAGGAGCGGGGGGCCGACTGCGTCACCATTGTCCCCGCGGAGGTCTCCCTGCATAAATTTTTTGGCACCACCGGTTTTTCTGAATGTTTTTCCACCCGGAAGGTGGAGCTGCTGCGCAGCATGGTGGGCGTTCCGGCGGCGGGCGACACGCTGGAGCGGGTGGACCCGGAGACGTACAACCGCCTGCGGGAAGAACTGCTGGCCGAGACGCTGCATGTCGTCTACAGCGACTCCCTCGTGGCCTATCAGGAGGGGCTCTCCCACATGGCCAACGGAGCGCTGTTCCGCCTGCGGGTGGCCGGGAGCGAGGGGCTGGCCTGCACCGAGTATCTGGATGACGACACCGTCATGGTGAAGGAGTTGCTCATTCCCCAGCCTGGGATGGCCGGGGCGGCCGCGCTGATCGGCGCGGAGATGCCCGCCGTGCGCTATCATCTGCGCACGCCGCCCTTCTGGGACGGCGTGTCCGGGAGCTATCTGCAGGCCTTTGCCATGGTAAAATGGTACGACGCCGCCCTGGAACGGGAATGGCGGGAATACCGCCGGGGCTATATGGGCCTGGGGTTCGACTAA